The DNA region GTGCTACACCAGGTGCTGGCCTTTGTTCTGCTGATCGCTTCCGTGAAACTGTTTCTCGTATGATCAACTACAGGTACGATATAACAGGATTTGTGCTGGCCGGCGGAAAAAGCAGCCGGATGGGGCGCGACAAGGCACTCATCCCGCTTCATGGGACCAGCATGATCGAATATGCCACCCGCTCCTTGCTGCCTGTATGTTCCACCGTCGCCATCATAGCGGGCAATGACCGTTACCGGGAACTGGGATATCCTGTATATGCCGATGTTGTTCCTGACAGCGGACCGCTTGCGGGCATTTGTACAGGGCTGGCCGTTTCAGACAGTCCGCTGAATATATTCGTATGTTGCGACAGTCCTTTCGTGACGCCGGAATTCTGGTCTTTCCTTCTGGACCGCACCGGTGGCTGCGATGCGGTGGTCCCGCGGTCGGGCGACGTTCTCTATCCGCTGACCGCCGTTTACAAAAAGTCGTGCCTGCCTGTTTTCCGGGAAAGACTGGACACGGGAAAGCTGAAGGTGAGAGAGGCAATCCGGTGTGTGCGTACGAACGAGATCGATATGCCCCGGGACTTTTCTTCTTTTGACGATAAGATGCTGGCCAATTTCAATACGCCGCTGGAGCTGGGTAAATTTCTGAAGCCATGAATATCACTCTCATATACTTTGCACAGGTGGCGGAGGTCACGCAAAAAAACAAGGAGATCCTGACCGTTAACAGCGGTATCATGGTCATGCAACTGCAGTGGTTGCTGGAAGAGAAGTACAAGGAACTGAAAGGAATATATTACAAGTTCGCCGTCAACCAGGTGCTGGGTGATGACCGGGGAATATTGACAGACGGCGATGAGGTGGCCGTACTCCCGCCCTATGCGGGTGGATGACCTGAGTTTGCTACATGCGTAGTACCAGGATCAACAGCGTCAGATAACATCAATGCCGACCAGACATGCAAACAAAGACAAAACCGGAAATGAAGAAGAAACAGGTGTTCATGGAAGGAGCGATCTCCCCGGAGTTCATAGCACATGCCATCGCAAAGCATCAGTTCAAAACAACCATTGGGGCACACCAGATCTTCCTGGGACAGGTAAGAAAAGATCTGGTAGACAGGAAGGAAGTGGAGGCCATCGAATATACCTGCTATGAGAAGATGGCGGAGACAGAACTTGAAAGGATCCGGGAGGAAGCGTTCCGGAGATATGATCTCGTATGCATGCACATCTACCATAGCCTCGGTGTCGTGAAGGCAGGCGGGATCTGCCTGTTCGTATTCGTTTCATCGTCTCACAGAAAGACTGCTTTTGAGGCGATCAACTATATCGTGGAACAGATCAAAACAACAGTGCCCGTCTTC from Flavobacteriales bacterium includes:
- a CDS encoding molybdenum cofactor biosynthesis protein MoaE: MQTKTKPEMKKKQVFMEGAISPEFIAHAIAKHQFKTTIGAHQIFLGQVRKDLVDRKEVEAIEYTCYEKMAETELERIREEAFRRYDLVCMHIYHSLGVVKAGGICLFVFVSSSHRKTAFEAINYIVEQIKTTVPVFGKEIFGDHSHQWKINK
- a CDS encoding MoaD/ThiS family protein, with product MNITLIYFAQVAEVTQKNKEILTVNSGIMVMQLQWLLEEKYKELKGIYYKFAVNQVLGDDRGILTDGDEVAVLPPYAGG
- a CDS encoding molybdenum cofactor guanylyltransferase produces the protein MINYRYDITGFVLAGGKSSRMGRDKALIPLHGTSMIEYATRSLLPVCSTVAIIAGNDRYRELGYPVYADVVPDSGPLAGICTGLAVSDSPLNIFVCCDSPFVTPEFWSFLLDRTGGCDAVVPRSGDVLYPLTAVYKKSCLPVFRERLDTGKLKVREAIRCVRTNEIDMPRDFSSFDDKMLANFNTPLELGKFLKP